A section of the Dehalobacter sp. DCM genome encodes:
- a CDS encoding Mrp/NBP35 family ATP-binding protein has protein sequence MSSSCSSCSSSSSCSGSCPSVPELTEAQKLSKVKNVIAIMSGKGGVGKSSTTSMLAVSLNRLGYRVGILDADVTGPSIPKIFGLKGKAGAEEHGIIPVKSDGGIKIISLNLMIPNEDDPVIWRGPVISQLVKQFWTDVVWGEIDYLLIDLPPGTGDVPISVMQSMPVDGLVIVTSPQQLANMVVRKAIKMANIYKATFYGLVENMAYVECPDCKKRIEIFGKPAGEQEAAANGIPYLGQLPIDPKLTELSDNGKVEEYHSALFDDIASKVVMRSQQKAPQETV, from the coding sequence GTGAGTAGTTCATGCAGCAGTTGCTCAAGTTCTTCATCCTGCTCCGGTAGCTGTCCTAGTGTACCGGAACTGACTGAAGCTCAAAAACTCAGCAAAGTTAAAAATGTCATTGCCATCATGAGTGGAAAAGGCGGCGTTGGGAAATCCTCCACCACCAGTATGTTGGCGGTTAGTTTAAATCGACTGGGTTATCGTGTCGGTATTCTGGATGCCGATGTCACGGGCCCCAGCATTCCTAAAATATTCGGCCTTAAAGGAAAAGCCGGTGCAGAAGAACATGGAATTATTCCTGTGAAATCTGACGGCGGCATTAAAATCATTTCTTTAAATCTAATGATTCCAAATGAAGATGATCCTGTTATCTGGAGAGGACCGGTGATCTCCCAACTTGTCAAGCAATTTTGGACAGATGTCGTATGGGGTGAAATAGACTACCTACTCATCGATCTGCCGCCGGGAACCGGCGATGTTCCTATCAGCGTAATGCAATCCATGCCAGTTGATGGCCTGGTTATTGTTACCAGCCCGCAGCAGCTGGCGAATATGGTTGTCCGTAAAGCGATCAAAATGGCCAATATCTATAAAGCGACATTCTACGGACTTGTTGAAAATATGGCTTACGTCGAATGCCCGGACTGTAAAAAACGGATAGAGATATTTGGTAAGCCGGCTGGAGAGCAGGAGGCAGCGGCTAACGGAATACCTTATCTCGGCCAATTGCCGATTGACCCGAAACTAACCGAACTTTCCGATAACGGCAAAGTTGAAGAATATCATTCAGCTCTGTTTGATGATATCGCGAGTAAAGTCGTCATGCGCAGCCAACAAAAAGCACCGCAGGAAACGGTCTAA
- the uvrC gene encoding excinuclease ABC subunit UvrC, translating to MYITEQPTEVILLVDVFKKKLSLLPDSPGVYLMKNASGNIIYVGKAKVLKNRVRSYFTGSHDQKTQKLVSEIADFEYILTLTEVEALLLECNLIKKYDPYYNILLKDDKSYPYILITAEKHPRILVTRKVSKKAGKYFGPYPSATAARETARLLNRLFPFRKCSQIPSKACLYFHLGQCLGPCIRDITPDNYQDVLEKSTLFLRGNQKSIIKWLEEKMTKAAAALEFEAAREYRDLISDLKLISEKQNITLNDYRNRDFVAYAFNDELISIQILCFRQGNLVTRDGFFFAYYDEPEESFISFLLQYYTNKALIPDEICIPEIKSTSVMDILPIVIPKKGKTKQLLSMAASNAETVLKEKVQLEKEKEAEQQKTVGGLAEVLGISKADTIEAFDISGLYGSNIVGGMVQFKDGKPFRSNYRKFNIAPLPDNNDDTAYLKHVIGRRYSRLLQEGLCLPDLILVDGGKGQVKAALESLHKLGLTIPIAGMVKNDRHETRTLINKAGKELAIGERTEVFRLIQRIQDEVHRFAITFHRQQRIKTMKASELDNIPGIGPKRKLMLLKAFQTFDDIKNASVDDLKNAGLNANVAEEVVDYFHPLQD from the coding sequence ATCTATATAACCGAACAACCAACGGAGGTGATTCTTTTGGTGGATGTATTTAAGAAAAAACTGTCTCTCCTGCCGGATTCTCCGGGAGTCTATTTAATGAAAAACGCCTCCGGGAATATCATATATGTAGGAAAGGCAAAAGTACTCAAGAATAGAGTCCGCTCCTATTTTACAGGATCTCATGATCAAAAGACCCAAAAACTCGTCAGCGAAATTGCCGACTTTGAATATATTCTGACATTAACAGAAGTTGAAGCACTTCTGCTGGAATGCAACCTGATTAAGAAATACGATCCCTACTATAATATCCTGCTGAAAGATGATAAATCCTACCCGTATATCCTAATTACAGCCGAAAAGCATCCACGTATCCTCGTCACCCGCAAAGTATCTAAAAAGGCAGGCAAGTATTTCGGCCCTTATCCCAGTGCGACAGCAGCCAGGGAAACAGCCCGCTTACTGAATCGACTGTTTCCTTTTCGCAAGTGCAGCCAGATTCCCTCTAAGGCGTGCTTGTACTTCCATCTTGGTCAATGCCTTGGTCCTTGTATCCGTGATATCACCCCTGATAACTATCAGGATGTTCTGGAAAAATCAACCTTATTTCTTCGCGGCAACCAAAAAAGCATTATCAAATGGTTGGAAGAAAAGATGACTAAAGCCGCTGCAGCGCTTGAATTCGAGGCGGCCCGGGAATATAGGGACTTGATCAGCGATCTAAAATTAATCAGTGAAAAACAAAATATCACGCTGAATGATTATCGTAATCGTGATTTTGTTGCTTATGCCTTTAACGACGAGTTGATCAGTATTCAAATCTTGTGTTTCCGTCAGGGTAATTTAGTTACACGGGATGGCTTTTTCTTTGCGTATTATGATGAGCCCGAAGAATCATTTATTTCTTTTTTATTGCAATACTATACGAATAAAGCCCTGATTCCCGACGAAATATGTATTCCTGAAATAAAATCGACCTCTGTCATGGATATTTTACCTATCGTGATCCCCAAAAAAGGCAAGACGAAACAACTCCTGTCTATGGCAGCATCGAATGCCGAGACCGTGCTCAAAGAAAAGGTCCAGCTGGAAAAAGAAAAAGAAGCGGAACAACAAAAGACTGTCGGCGGTTTGGCTGAGGTCTTGGGTATATCTAAGGCAGATACGATTGAAGCCTTTGATATTTCAGGGCTTTATGGCAGCAATATTGTGGGTGGTATGGTTCAGTTTAAAGATGGAAAACCGTTTCGTTCAAATTACCGTAAGTTCAATATTGCACCACTCCCAGATAATAATGACGATACGGCGTATCTTAAACATGTGATTGGCCGACGTTATTCCCGTTTATTGCAAGAAGGTCTTTGTTTACCGGACCTCATTCTTGTTGATGGCGGCAAGGGACAGGTTAAAGCGGCACTGGAATCGCTTCATAAATTGGGTTTAACGATTCCTATTGCCGGTATGGTTAAAAATGACCGTCACGAAACCCGAACACTAATCAACAAAGCAGGAAAAGAGCTCGCAATCGGTGAACGGACTGAGGTCTTTCGCTTAATTCAGCGGATTCAGGATGAAGTCCACCGCTTTGCTATTACGTTCCACCGCCAACAGCGGATCAAAACAATGAAAGCCTCCGAGTTGGACAATATCCCTGGTATTGGGCCCAAGCGCAAGCTTATGCTCCTGAAGGCTTTTCAAACATTCGATGATATAAAAAATGCGTCGGTTGATGACTTGAAGAATGCCGGTTTAAATGCAAACGTTGCCGAAGAAGTGGTTGATTACTTTCATCCTTTACAGGACTAG
- the pepF gene encoding oligoendopeptidase F — MSAILRSREEIPQEYKWKLEDIFSNDTEWENVFKETERLVSVAAKYQGKLSEGPELFVECLEWADQLSLNLEELFTYARMRRDEDNRISHYQGMTDRATMLSVQAGSALSFIVPEILAISDERFSQIRSDSRLNFYGHYLDNILRQKEHVLSLAEEKILAEASEMAAAPSTIFSMANDADLKIGTIHDEEDNQIELTKGNFIKYMESSDRRVRKDAFTTLYAAYGRQINTWAAMLNASVKAEVFYGRVRRYNSAIQSALDDDNVPLSVYDALIETVHAYLPQFHRYLALRKRALGVDELHMYDIYVPFVKEMDAHISFEEAKSIVRDGLAPLGEDYLNVLDEGYSSGWIDVYENIGKTSGGYSWGTYGSHPYVLLNHQDTLDSLFTLAHEMGHSLHTYFSNKNQQHLYAGYKIFVAEVASTLNESLVMRHMIDTTDDKKMKAYLINHYLEQFRGTVFRQTMFAEFEKEIHAAVERNESLTAEYLSKIYKDLNLKYFGSEIVLDDEIAMEWSRIPHFYNGFYVYKYATGFSAATALAQQIIDEGQPAVERYIEFLSSGGSDYPIELLRHAGVDMETPEPVQKALDVFIRLLDQLEALTIAQ; from the coding sequence ATGTCAGCAATTTTACGGTCAAGGGAGGAAATCCCGCAAGAATATAAATGGAAATTGGAAGATATTTTCTCCAATGATACGGAATGGGAAAATGTCTTCAAGGAGACAGAGAGACTGGTCTCAGTCGCGGCCAAGTACCAAGGAAAACTTTCCGAAGGACCGGAACTATTTGTGGAATGTCTGGAGTGGGCTGATCAATTAAGCCTCAATCTGGAGGAGCTCTTCACGTATGCGCGGATGCGACGTGATGAGGATAACAGGATCTCTCATTATCAAGGGATGACGGACCGCGCAACGATGCTGTCTGTACAGGCTGGCAGCGCCTTGTCGTTTATAGTTCCGGAGATTTTGGCTATTTCTGATGAACGGTTTTCACAAATAAGAAGTGATTCCCGCTTGAATTTCTACGGACACTACTTGGATAACATTTTACGTCAGAAGGAACATGTTCTAAGCCTGGCTGAGGAAAAGATCTTAGCAGAGGCCAGTGAAATGGCTGCCGCCCCCAGTACAATTTTCAGTATGGCCAATGATGCTGACTTGAAAATTGGGACAATACATGACGAAGAAGACAATCAGATCGAACTGACTAAAGGGAATTTTATCAAGTATATGGAGAGCAGTGACCGACGCGTCAGAAAAGATGCTTTTACCACACTCTATGCTGCTTACGGCAGACAGATCAATACGTGGGCCGCTATGCTCAATGCCAGTGTTAAGGCGGAAGTTTTCTACGGAAGAGTAAGGCGTTATAATTCTGCGATTCAAAGTGCTTTGGATGATGATAATGTACCGTTGTCTGTTTATGATGCACTTATTGAAACGGTCCATGCCTATTTGCCGCAATTTCACCGCTATCTGGCTTTGCGCAAAAGAGCATTGGGGGTGGATGAGCTGCACATGTATGATATTTATGTGCCGTTTGTCAAAGAAATGGACGCCCATATCTCGTTTGAAGAGGCTAAATCCATTGTGCGGGACGGGCTAGCGCCGCTGGGGGAAGACTATCTTAACGTATTGGATGAAGGGTATAGCTCAGGCTGGATTGATGTCTATGAAAACATCGGTAAAACAAGCGGCGGTTATTCTTGGGGGACATATGGGTCACACCCGTATGTTTTACTCAATCATCAGGATACGCTCGATTCACTTTTTACCCTGGCGCATGAAATGGGACATTCGCTGCATACGTATTTCTCTAATAAAAACCAACAGCATCTCTATGCCGGCTATAAGATTTTTGTTGCCGAAGTCGCTTCAACGCTCAATGAATCGCTGGTCATGCGGCATATGATCGACACGACGGATGACAAGAAAATGAAAGCTTACTTGATCAATCACTATCTGGAACAATTCCGGGGGACTGTATTCCGGCAAACAATGTTTGCGGAATTCGAGAAGGAGATCCATGCTGCCGTTGAACGAAATGAATCACTGACGGCAGAATACCTTTCCAAGATTTATAAAGATCTGAATTTAAAGTATTTTGGTTCGGAAATTGTTCTTGATGACGAAATAGCAATGGAGTGGAGCCGTATCCCACATTTCTATAATGGATTCTATGTCTATAAATATGCTACCGGATTCTCGGCAGCTACAGCTCTCGCTCAGCAAATCATCGATGAAGGCCAGCCTGCAGTGGAACGCTATATAGAGTTCCTGTCGAGCGGTGGGTCGGATTACCCGATTGAGCTGCTGCGCCATGCCGGTGTGGATATGGAGACCCCGGAGCCTGTTCAAAAAGCTTTGGACGTTTTTATCCGCTTGCTTGACCAATTGGAGGCACTTACCATAGCCCAATAA
- a CDS encoding M23 family metallopeptidase, producing the protein MKQKYSIIIIPSDHDKKPRQIQFSIKTKKFFIGTSIALGMFFTGLFVHDIYQIHYINVYEGKIAYINELEEQLQAKNLEIARLNGKSAEINERLSAIAVMESRIAGILKINQARSNSSEISRGGISLEPTSASRNLDQASLMIDSQMESMQKYYAIAVEYENKLNHTPSIMPVSGELSSEFGYRRNPFGGWSSEFHSGIDIACDYATPVRATAAGTVTFAGYDGYWGRKIDIDHGYGIVTFYAHNSKLTVSAGDEVQKGEVIAYSGNSGRSTGSHLHYGAYINGKLVDPLVFTTKTVEQ; encoded by the coding sequence TTGAAGCAAAAGTACTCAATTATCATCATCCCCTCCGATCATGATAAAAAACCGCGTCAAATACAATTTTCGATTAAAACAAAAAAATTTTTTATTGGCACTTCCATTGCGCTGGGCATGTTTTTTACCGGATTATTTGTTCATGATATTTACCAAATCCATTATATCAATGTCTATGAAGGAAAAATTGCCTATATCAATGAACTTGAAGAGCAACTTCAAGCTAAGAATTTGGAAATAGCCAGGCTCAATGGTAAAAGTGCTGAAATTAATGAAAGGTTGTCTGCAATCGCTGTGATGGAATCACGGATCGCGGGGATCTTAAAAATAAACCAAGCCAGATCAAATTCATCCGAAATCAGCCGCGGCGGCATTTCACTTGAACCCACGTCGGCATCGCGAAATTTGGACCAGGCTTCTTTGATGATTGATTCTCAAATGGAATCAATGCAAAAATACTACGCCATTGCTGTTGAATATGAGAATAAATTAAATCATACGCCGTCCATCATGCCGGTTTCTGGAGAGCTTTCTTCCGAATTTGGCTATCGTCGCAACCCTTTTGGCGGCTGGAGCAGCGAATTCCACTCTGGAATCGATATCGCCTGTGATTACGCCACACCGGTCCGCGCAACAGCAGCCGGGACTGTGACCTTTGCGGGTTACGACGGGTATTGGGGAAGAAAAATTGACATTGATCATGGTTATGGCATTGTCACTTTCTATGCGCATAACTCTAAACTTACGGTGAGTGCCGGTGACGAAGTCCAAAAAGGCGAAGTCATTGCCTACAGCGGTAATTCCGGCCGCAGCACCGGCAGCCACCTCCACTATGGAGCATATATCAACGGAAAACTTGTTGACCCCTTAGTTTTTACTACGAAAACTGTTGAGCAATAA
- a CDS encoding bactofilin family protein, translating to MFSKKDNDTKPTIRNISSSTNITYLAEDCDLKGSLISDGNVRIDGRIEGTVIVAGDLIIGQSAVLKANIQANTVTLAGEVHGNVTITDLLELSPTARLFGDIKTKQLKIDQGAVFIGSSSFSELKSETIEQSTP from the coding sequence ATGTTTAGTAAAAAAGATAATGATACCAAACCGACTATCCGTAATATTAGTTCAAGTACCAATATTACATATCTCGCTGAAGACTGTGACTTAAAAGGATCCTTAATATCAGACGGAAATGTTCGAATCGATGGCAGAATTGAAGGAACGGTTATTGTCGCTGGCGATTTGATCATTGGCCAATCCGCTGTTTTAAAGGCCAATATCCAAGCCAACACAGTGACTTTAGCTGGCGAGGTGCATGGCAATGTGACTATCACCGATCTGCTTGAATTAAGCCCAACAGCCCGACTTTTTGGTGATATTAAGACAAAACAATTAAAAATTGACCAAGGTGCAGTTTTCATCGGTTCCAGTTCATTTTCCGAACTAAAAAGTGAGACCATTGAGCAATCGACCCCTTGA
- a CDS encoding DMT family transporter has protein sequence MLKLLSIPAVLAALSGAAMALQGTLNSQLSQKSSLLSSTLIVHILGSIIALGAVVIWKVPLSSHKWNQIPWYLYLGGVLSVAIIALVAVSISKIGVCNATTAIILGQVGMAVLIDHFGLFGVQKISWNPWQLLGLLLFAGGAKLLFR, from the coding sequence ATGCTGAAACTTCTTTCTATCCCAGCGGTACTTGCTGCGTTATCCGGAGCCGCGATGGCCTTGCAAGGAACATTAAATTCCCAATTGAGTCAAAAATCTTCTTTGCTTTCATCAACTTTGATCGTCCACATCTTAGGCAGTATTATTGCCCTTGGCGCTGTTGTCATATGGAAAGTTCCTTTATCTTCGCATAAATGGAACCAGATCCCCTGGTACCTTTACCTCGGCGGCGTATTAAGTGTTGCGATTATTGCGCTTGTTGCCGTTTCGATATCGAAGATCGGTGTCTGTAATGCAACAACAGCGATTATACTGGGTCAGGTTGGCATGGCGGTTCTTATTGATCACTTTGGACTTTTTGGTGTACAAAAAATAAGCTGGAACCCTTGGCAACTGTTAGGTCTCCTGCTATTCGCCGGGGGGGCTAAACTTCTCTTCCGTTAA
- a CDS encoding MarR family winged helix-turn-helix transcriptional regulator — translation MNYKHMIDNFAYFAIIYRQIFSGYDASQLNLPINKTQEKVLTFIKHNPDKNMSEISKISGLEKGSFTTLIDNLIGMGLVTRKRSETDRRVNYLSLTEEGSSLVDRIIQSLDEYLDQKFSVLSSSEKIEFEAALDEAVRILNKVESKDKMTRKIVCAEES, via the coding sequence ATGAATTATAAACATATGATCGATAATTTTGCTTATTTTGCTATCATCTATCGGCAAATATTCTCTGGTTACGATGCCTCTCAATTAAACTTACCGATAAATAAGACTCAAGAAAAAGTATTGACATTTATTAAGCATAACCCCGATAAAAATATGAGTGAGATAAGCAAAATTTCGGGTTTAGAAAAAGGTTCTTTTACAACCTTGATTGATAACCTGATCGGCATGGGTCTTGTTACCCGCAAGCGTTCCGAAACCGACCGCAGAGTCAATTATCTCTCTCTTACCGAAGAGGGTTCTAGCTTGGTAGATCGCATCATACAATCACTTGACGAGTACCTGGACCAAAAATTCAGCGTGCTGAGTTCCTCTGAAAAGATTGAATTTGAGGCTGCACTGGATGAAGCTGTTCGTATCTTGAATAAAGTCGAAAGCAAAGATAAGATGACTCGTAAAATTGTTTGTGCGGAAGAAAGCTAA
- a CDS encoding GNAT family N-acetyltransferase, producing the protein MIEEWTNITHTIHTPEGDLVISGVTSPDLLEKLSIDDGLKAFRPANKQKKALIEISQLEKGKVVTAQISGELVGYISFHPPDDFERWSQGPKNVLELGAIEVSPRYRRHGIAKEMLLAAFQDEKMEDYIVLATEYYWHWDLDNIPIYEYREMMSRLMNHVNLVIRETDDDEITAHPANMLMVRYGKNVSQGHIEEFNDLLFQKKNHR; encoded by the coding sequence GTGATAGAGGAGTGGACCAACATCACTCACACAATCCATACTCCAGAAGGCGACCTGGTAATTTCCGGTGTGACATCACCGGATCTATTGGAAAAGCTGTCGATTGACGACGGATTGAAAGCTTTTAGGCCAGCGAATAAGCAGAAAAAGGCATTGATTGAAATTAGTCAATTGGAAAAGGGTAAAGTTGTCACTGCCCAAATTTCGGGCGAATTAGTTGGTTATATATCCTTTCATCCACCTGATGACTTTGAACGATGGTCTCAGGGTCCAAAAAATGTTTTGGAGTTGGGTGCAATCGAAGTGTCACCGCGTTACCGGCGGCATGGTATTGCAAAAGAAATGCTGCTGGCTGCATTCCAGGACGAAAAAATGGAAGATTATATCGTACTGGCAACGGAGTATTATTGGCATTGGGATCTGGATAACATCCCTATTTATGAATATCGCGAAATGATGTCCCGACTAATGAATCATGTTAATTTGGTTATTAGGGAAACGGACGATGATGAGATTACCGCACATCCTGCCAATATGCTCATGGTCCGATATGGCAAAAATGTTAGCCAAGGACACATAGAAGAATTTAATGATTTGCTATTCCAAAAGAAAAACCACAGATAG
- a CDS encoding adenosylhomocysteinase — MKESSTIRDIGLAAEGQRKIDWISQYMPVLNTLRTQFEEVRPFAGKKIVICLHLEAKTAYLALTVQAGGGEVAVVASNPLSTQDDVVAALVNNGVRAYAWYGATLEEYKMHINKALDFEPDYIIDDGGDLVSTIHSSRRELLQIVKGGAEETTTGILRLKAMAREGELGFPMMAVNDARCKYLFDNRYGTGQSVWDAILRTTNLVVAGKTVCIAGYGWCGKGVALRARGLGARIIICEVDPVKANEAWMDGYDVMPMKAAASQADYFITVTGNKNIITKEHFLLMKNGAIMANAGHFDVEISKPDLESLAVNKRRVRHNTDEYTLKTGQKIFLLAEGRLVNLAAGDGHPAEVMDMSFALQALALEYLVKNPGSNNGVHNVPESLDNKVALMKLHSLGLNIDTLDAEQKEYLAGWAND; from the coding sequence TTGAAAGAGTCTTCTACCATTCGGGATATTGGGTTAGCGGCGGAAGGACAGCGTAAAATCGACTGGATCAGCCAATATATGCCCGTATTAAATACGCTTCGGACACAGTTTGAAGAAGTGCGTCCCTTTGCAGGGAAAAAGATCGTTATCTGTTTGCATTTAGAAGCAAAAACAGCATACCTTGCCTTGACGGTGCAAGCCGGAGGAGGGGAGGTAGCTGTTGTTGCCAGCAATCCGCTCTCGACACAGGATGATGTTGTTGCTGCTTTGGTAAATAACGGTGTACGCGCCTACGCATGGTATGGTGCAACATTGGAAGAGTACAAAATGCATATTAATAAAGCATTAGATTTTGAGCCCGACTATATCATCGATGACGGCGGAGATTTAGTCTCCACCATTCATTCTTCTCGTCGCGAGCTTCTTCAAATAGTCAAGGGAGGGGCTGAAGAAACCACAACCGGTATACTCCGCTTAAAAGCGATGGCGCGGGAAGGAGAGCTCGGCTTTCCGATGATGGCTGTCAATGATGCCCGGTGTAAGTATCTCTTTGATAATCGCTATGGAACCGGACAGTCGGTTTGGGATGCTATTTTAAGAACGACTAATCTCGTCGTAGCCGGAAAAACAGTTTGTATCGCCGGCTATGGTTGGTGCGGCAAAGGGGTAGCCCTTCGGGCCAGAGGTCTCGGAGCCCGGATCATCATCTGCGAAGTTGATCCGGTCAAGGCCAATGAAGCCTGGATGGATGGTTATGACGTGATGCCGATGAAAGCAGCAGCTTCACAAGCGGATTACTTTATCACGGTTACAGGCAATAAAAATATCATTACCAAAGAGCACTTTCTTCTGATGAAAAATGGAGCAATCATGGCTAATGCCGGGCATTTTGATGTGGAAATATCGAAGCCTGACTTGGAGTCTTTAGCGGTGAATAAACGCAGAGTACGTCATAATACAGATGAATACACGCTTAAGACCGGCCAAAAAATATTCTTATTGGCTGAAGGGAGACTTGTTAATTTGGCGGCCGGAGACGGCCACCCTGCGGAGGTCATGGACATGTCCTTTGCCCTTCAAGCATTGGCGCTGGAATACCTTGTAAAGAATCCCGGAAGCAATAATGGTGTCCATAATGTTCCCGAGTCATTGGACAATAAAGTAGCGTTGATGAAACTCCATTCACTTGGTTTGAATATCGATACGTTAGATGCTGAGCAAAAAGAATATCTTGCCGGCTGGGCTAACGATTAA